One window from the genome of Elaeis guineensis isolate ETL-2024a chromosome 5, EG11, whole genome shotgun sequence encodes:
- the LOC105044986 gene encoding uncharacterized protein isoform X4, with product MPSKPVYKPTPGAISIPKWILKLSMRARFLATDYFASHSRIKTLRDYQFLPLPLQNLPPFDPPLGIEIPFFDLDLCFPSEIYGFLIENALSQFLSDVVPRFLHAGEGTSIDSSSRNRKLERFRSGLAEIGVSERRDDDSWEEENRESWECSDAGADAVDQVVDFLHEEKTVEKCSDSVTKTPVDNIDIEVGVTIPHPITVAKSFFSVEDISARLNDDQDTFSVKHGSSSLDRTLNQCSRLPQFEICKNS from the exons ATGCCATCGAAACCCGTATATAAACCGACTCCAGGCGCCATTTCCATTCCAAAATGGATACTAAAACTAAGCATGAGGGCTCGCTTCCTTGCCACCGACTACTTCGCCTCCCATTCCCGGATCAAAACCCTGAGAGACTATCAATTCCTCCCCCTTCCGCTGCAAAATCTACCCCCTTTTGATCCTCCTCTAGGCATCGAGATCCCTTTCTTCGATCTCGATCTCTGCTTTCCTTCCGAAATCTATGGATTTCTGATCGAGAATGCCCTCTCTCAGTTCCTCTCGGATGTTGTCCCTCGATTTCTTCATGCTGGAGAGGGAACCTCCATTGATTCCAGCTCTCGGAACAGAAAGCTGGAGCGATTTAGGTCTGGATTGGCCGAGATCGGCGTATCTGAG AGAAGAGATGATGACTCCTGGGAGGAAGAGAACCGGGAGAGTTGGGAGTGCTCCGATGCTGGAGCAGATGCTGTTGAT CAAGTAGTGGATTTTCTTCATGAAGAGAAGACAGTAGAGAAGTGTTCAGATTCTGTCACTAAAACTCCAGTG gataatattgacatTGAAGTTGGAGTAACAATCCCACATCCCATTACGGTTGCAAAGTCATTTTTTTCAGTGGAAGATATTTCTGCCAGACTCAATGATGATCAGGACACATTTTCTGTTAAACATGGTAGCTCCTCCCTAGACAGGACGTTGAATCAGTGTTCCAGATTACCCCAATTTGAGATTTGCAAGAACAGTTGA
- the LOC105044986 gene encoding protein SHORTAGE IN CHIASMATA 1 homolog isoform X2, producing the protein MPSKPVYKPTPGAISIPKWILKLSMRARFLATDYFASHSRIKTLRDYQFLPLPLQNLPPFDPPLGIEIPFFDLDLCFPSEIYGFLIENALSQFLSDVVPRFLHAGEGTSIDSSSRNRKLERFRSGLAEIGVSERRDDDSWEEENRESWECSDAGADAVDQVVDFLHEEKTVEKCSDSVTKTPVRETMSSCEAEEAGFCFELLNIKIRLDNIDIEVGVTIPHPITVAKSFFSVEDISARLNDDQDTFSVKHGSSSLDRTLNQCSRLPQFEICKNS; encoded by the exons ATGCCATCGAAACCCGTATATAAACCGACTCCAGGCGCCATTTCCATTCCAAAATGGATACTAAAACTAAGCATGAGGGCTCGCTTCCTTGCCACCGACTACTTCGCCTCCCATTCCCGGATCAAAACCCTGAGAGACTATCAATTCCTCCCCCTTCCGCTGCAAAATCTACCCCCTTTTGATCCTCCTCTAGGCATCGAGATCCCTTTCTTCGATCTCGATCTCTGCTTTCCTTCCGAAATCTATGGATTTCTGATCGAGAATGCCCTCTCTCAGTTCCTCTCGGATGTTGTCCCTCGATTTCTTCATGCTGGAGAGGGAACCTCCATTGATTCCAGCTCTCGGAACAGAAAGCTGGAGCGATTTAGGTCTGGATTGGCCGAGATCGGCGTATCTGAG AGAAGAGATGATGACTCCTGGGAGGAAGAGAACCGGGAGAGTTGGGAGTGCTCCGATGCTGGAGCAGATGCTGTTGAT CAAGTAGTGGATTTTCTTCATGAAGAGAAGACAGTAGAGAAGTGTTCAGATTCTGTCACTAAAACTCCAGTG AGAGAAACTATGAGCTCCTGTGAAGCAGAGGAAGCTGGATTCTGCTTTGAACTTCTAAATATTAAAATTCGTCTG gataatattgacatTGAAGTTGGAGTAACAATCCCACATCCCATTACGGTTGCAAAGTCATTTTTTTCAGTGGAAGATATTTCTGCCAGACTCAATGATGATCAGGACACATTTTCTGTTAAACATGGTAGCTCCTCCCTAGACAGGACGTTGAATCAGTGTTCCAGATTACCCCAATTTGAGATTTGCAAGAACAGTTGA
- the LOC105044986 gene encoding uncharacterized protein isoform X3, whose translation MPSKPVYKPTPGAISIPKWILKLSMRARFLATDYFASHSRIKTLRDYQFLPLPLQNLPPFDPPLGIEIPFFDLDLCFPSEIYGFLIENALSQFLSDVVPRFLHAGEGTSIDSSSRNRKLERFRSGLAEIGVSERRDDDSWEEENRESWECSDAGADAVDVLDQVVDFLHEEKTVEKCSDSVTKTPVDNIDIEVGVTIPHPITVAKSFFSVEDISARLNDDQDTFSVKHGSSSLDRTLNQCSRLPQFEICKNS comes from the exons ATGCCATCGAAACCCGTATATAAACCGACTCCAGGCGCCATTTCCATTCCAAAATGGATACTAAAACTAAGCATGAGGGCTCGCTTCCTTGCCACCGACTACTTCGCCTCCCATTCCCGGATCAAAACCCTGAGAGACTATCAATTCCTCCCCCTTCCGCTGCAAAATCTACCCCCTTTTGATCCTCCTCTAGGCATCGAGATCCCTTTCTTCGATCTCGATCTCTGCTTTCCTTCCGAAATCTATGGATTTCTGATCGAGAATGCCCTCTCTCAGTTCCTCTCGGATGTTGTCCCTCGATTTCTTCATGCTGGAGAGGGAACCTCCATTGATTCCAGCTCTCGGAACAGAAAGCTGGAGCGATTTAGGTCTGGATTGGCCGAGATCGGCGTATCTGAG AGAAGAGATGATGACTCCTGGGAGGAAGAGAACCGGGAGAGTTGGGAGTGCTCCGATGCTGGAGCAGATGCTGTTGATGTATTAGAT CAAGTAGTGGATTTTCTTCATGAAGAGAAGACAGTAGAGAAGTGTTCAGATTCTGTCACTAAAACTCCAGTG gataatattgacatTGAAGTTGGAGTAACAATCCCACATCCCATTACGGTTGCAAAGTCATTTTTTTCAGTGGAAGATATTTCTGCCAGACTCAATGATGATCAGGACACATTTTCTGTTAAACATGGTAGCTCCTCCCTAGACAGGACGTTGAATCAGTGTTCCAGATTACCCCAATTTGAGATTTGCAAGAACAGTTGA
- the LOC105044986 gene encoding protein SHORTAGE IN CHIASMATA 1 homolog isoform X1, translated as MPSKPVYKPTPGAISIPKWILKLSMRARFLATDYFASHSRIKTLRDYQFLPLPLQNLPPFDPPLGIEIPFFDLDLCFPSEIYGFLIENALSQFLSDVVPRFLHAGEGTSIDSSSRNRKLERFRSGLAEIGVSERRDDDSWEEENRESWECSDAGADAVDVLDQVVDFLHEEKTVEKCSDSVTKTPVRETMSSCEAEEAGFCFELLNIKIRLDNIDIEVGVTIPHPITVAKSFFSVEDISARLNDDQDTFSVKHGSSSLDRTLNQCSRLPQFEICKNS; from the exons ATGCCATCGAAACCCGTATATAAACCGACTCCAGGCGCCATTTCCATTCCAAAATGGATACTAAAACTAAGCATGAGGGCTCGCTTCCTTGCCACCGACTACTTCGCCTCCCATTCCCGGATCAAAACCCTGAGAGACTATCAATTCCTCCCCCTTCCGCTGCAAAATCTACCCCCTTTTGATCCTCCTCTAGGCATCGAGATCCCTTTCTTCGATCTCGATCTCTGCTTTCCTTCCGAAATCTATGGATTTCTGATCGAGAATGCCCTCTCTCAGTTCCTCTCGGATGTTGTCCCTCGATTTCTTCATGCTGGAGAGGGAACCTCCATTGATTCCAGCTCTCGGAACAGAAAGCTGGAGCGATTTAGGTCTGGATTGGCCGAGATCGGCGTATCTGAG AGAAGAGATGATGACTCCTGGGAGGAAGAGAACCGGGAGAGTTGGGAGTGCTCCGATGCTGGAGCAGATGCTGTTGATGTATTAGAT CAAGTAGTGGATTTTCTTCATGAAGAGAAGACAGTAGAGAAGTGTTCAGATTCTGTCACTAAAACTCCAGTG AGAGAAACTATGAGCTCCTGTGAAGCAGAGGAAGCTGGATTCTGCTTTGAACTTCTAAATATTAAAATTCGTCTG gataatattgacatTGAAGTTGGAGTAACAATCCCACATCCCATTACGGTTGCAAAGTCATTTTTTTCAGTGGAAGATATTTCTGCCAGACTCAATGATGATCAGGACACATTTTCTGTTAAACATGGTAGCTCCTCCCTAGACAGGACGTTGAATCAGTGTTCCAGATTACCCCAATTTGAGATTTGCAAGAACAGTTGA
- the LOC105044986 gene encoding uncharacterized protein isoform X5: MPSKPVYKPTPGAISIPKWILKLSMRARFLATDYFASHSRIKTLRDYQFLPLPLQNLPPFDPPLGIEIPFFDLDLCFPSEIYGFLIENALSQFLSDVVPRFLHAGEGTSIDSSSRNRKLERFRSGLAEIGVSERRDDDSWEEENRESWECSDAGADAVDVLDDNIDIEVGVTIPHPITVAKSFFSVEDISARLNDDQDTFSVKHGSSSLDRTLNQCSRLPQFEICKNS; encoded by the exons ATGCCATCGAAACCCGTATATAAACCGACTCCAGGCGCCATTTCCATTCCAAAATGGATACTAAAACTAAGCATGAGGGCTCGCTTCCTTGCCACCGACTACTTCGCCTCCCATTCCCGGATCAAAACCCTGAGAGACTATCAATTCCTCCCCCTTCCGCTGCAAAATCTACCCCCTTTTGATCCTCCTCTAGGCATCGAGATCCCTTTCTTCGATCTCGATCTCTGCTTTCCTTCCGAAATCTATGGATTTCTGATCGAGAATGCCCTCTCTCAGTTCCTCTCGGATGTTGTCCCTCGATTTCTTCATGCTGGAGAGGGAACCTCCATTGATTCCAGCTCTCGGAACAGAAAGCTGGAGCGATTTAGGTCTGGATTGGCCGAGATCGGCGTATCTGAG AGAAGAGATGATGACTCCTGGGAGGAAGAGAACCGGGAGAGTTGGGAGTGCTCCGATGCTGGAGCAGATGCTGTTGATGTATTAGAT gataatattgacatTGAAGTTGGAGTAACAATCCCACATCCCATTACGGTTGCAAAGTCATTTTTTTCAGTGGAAGATATTTCTGCCAGACTCAATGATGATCAGGACACATTTTCTGTTAAACATGGTAGCTCCTCCCTAGACAGGACGTTGAATCAGTGTTCCAGATTACCCCAATTTGAGATTTGCAAGAACAGTTGA